The proteins below are encoded in one region of Polynucleobacter sp. AP-Nino-20-G2:
- a CDS encoding cytochrome b/b6 domain-containing protein yields the protein MKKLIRIWDLPIRLFHWLLVACIVASFITVEIGGNAMEWHAILGYCILVLVVFRICWGFVGSHHARFVHFIPSPRRLFTYISGGSKASLGHNPLGALSVLALLTSIGLQAVTGLFANDDIAFEGPFAKYVSSGTVEFLTSLHHLNEKILIILIVLHLCAILYYQKFKGDNLIGPMILGDKEIDPSEESKYLTADLGHASKDRGLQRGLALLLLSLIAVILGYFITA from the coding sequence ATGAAAAAACTTATCCGTATCTGGGACCTCCCTATCCGACTATTTCATTGGCTCTTAGTCGCCTGTATCGTGGCTAGCTTTATTACAGTCGAAATTGGTGGCAATGCCATGGAATGGCATGCGATCTTGGGCTACTGCATTCTTGTGCTAGTTGTCTTTCGGATTTGCTGGGGGTTTGTAGGATCTCATCACGCACGCTTTGTTCATTTCATTCCAAGTCCGCGTCGCTTATTCACTTATATATCTGGTGGTTCCAAGGCATCTCTTGGTCACAATCCATTGGGCGCACTGTCGGTCTTAGCGCTACTTACTTCAATTGGATTGCAAGCGGTTACTGGCTTGTTTGCGAATGACGATATTGCCTTTGAAGGGCCATTTGCGAAGTATGTTTCTAGTGGGACGGTTGAGTTTTTAACTTCGCTCCATCATCTCAATGAAAAGATCTTAATTATTTTGATTGTTTTGCATTTATGCGCAATCCTCTACTATCAAAAGTTTAAAGGCGACAATTTGATTGGTCCGATGATCTTGGGCGATAAAGAAATTGACCCAAGCGAGGAGTCAAAATATCTGACTGCTGACTTGGGTCACGCCTCTAAGGATAGAGGTTTGCAACGCGGCCTTGCTTTGCTGCTGCTTAGCCTTATTGCTGTGATTCTGGGTTACTTCATTACAGCCTAA
- a CDS encoding cytochrome c: MKFKKIVLLALAPTLLASAGIAFAQFQKPDDAIKYRKSVFTVMANSFGKIGAVVKGEAPYNKDEVAKNAAVVAMLSSLPWQAFGPGTEGGSALPEVWSDSAKFKSAADKMQVAVANLNTAAQSGDQDAIKKAFGAAGATCKGCHDDFKKK, from the coding sequence ATGAAATTTAAAAAAATTGTTTTACTTGCTCTCGCGCCAACATTGCTAGCTAGCGCAGGCATTGCTTTTGCCCAATTCCAAAAACCAGATGATGCGATCAAATATCGCAAAAGCGTCTTCACGGTGATGGCGAATTCTTTTGGAAAAATTGGCGCAGTAGTAAAGGGCGAAGCTCCCTACAATAAAGATGAAGTTGCTAAAAATGCAGCGGTGGTTGCAATGCTCTCCTCCTTGCCATGGCAAGCCTTTGGCCCAGGCACTGAAGGTGGTAGCGCACTGCCAGAGGTGTGGTCAGACAGCGCCAAATTCAAATCCGCAGCGGACAAAATGCAAGTCGCAGTAGCCAACCTCAATACTGCCGCACAGTCAGGCGATCAGGATGCCATTAAGAAAGCTTTTGGCGCAGCTGGCGCTACTTGCAAAGGCTGTCATGACGACTTTAAGAAGAAATAA
- a CDS encoding chromate transporter — translation MSVLFSLFLKLSAFSLIAFGGVNALLPSLLDLAVTQEHWIDLQTFADYFAIAQAAPGPNFMTVTLIGWHVYGVLGALIATFAIAWPSSILIFFLQRMILGMSDQHKKKTIQYAAASLAIGLVLSSAWQIALQINHSYAAYALTLGTIGITLFTRWHPLYLIGIGAILGILGLI, via the coding sequence ATGAGCGTTTTATTTAGCTTATTTCTAAAGCTATCCGCCTTTTCCCTAATTGCATTTGGCGGAGTAAATGCACTTCTTCCAAGTCTGCTCGATTTAGCGGTGACCCAAGAGCATTGGATTGATCTTCAAACATTTGCGGATTATTTTGCGATTGCGCAGGCTGCGCCTGGTCCCAATTTCATGACAGTCACCTTGATTGGGTGGCATGTGTATGGCGTATTAGGCGCTCTAATCGCGACATTCGCAATTGCATGGCCATCATCAATCTTGATCTTCTTTCTGCAACGCATGATTCTAGGAATGAGTGATCAGCACAAGAAAAAAACTATTCAATATGCCGCAGCAAGTCTTGCAATCGGCCTAGTTCTCTCTTCGGCTTGGCAAATCGCATTGCAAATCAACCACAGCTATGCCGCTTACGCACTCACTTTGGGCACTATCGGCATCACTTTATTTACACGCTGGCATCCTTTATATTTAATTGGAATTGGTGCAATTTTAGGAATACTGGGACTCATATGA
- a CDS encoding MFS transporter yields MKASQAFKTLLIYRVGATLSYQIMMVAVGWHLYEITNSVVSLGLVGLAELVPYFALALYAGHAVDHHSRKLIAAIACILHIAVGLFLTIIALGWLSPPVPLIYTAVAILGLARALLRPSYQAIFGQIIPREQMARYTAYASSAFQICVVAGPGLGGLMIGFAGLEWTYALAAIFGIIGLYGITFIRIIHEKPIGLNTNFLKSFFEGFHYVRKHELILGIMALDMFAVLFGGAVSILPAFVKEVLNAGPETLGILRAAPAAGAVITGIYLARHPLMEDSGKHLFLSVGGFGVAIIAFGLSSNLWLCALFLFISGCFDSISVVIRGSIMQLTTPDHMRGRISAINGIFIGSSNELGALESGLAASLMGLVPSIVFGGVATIAVVALTYQLAPHLRKLNLKDLA; encoded by the coding sequence ATGAAAGCCAGTCAAGCCTTTAAAACTCTGCTGATCTACCGCGTAGGCGCAACCCTAAGCTACCAGATCATGATGGTCGCTGTCGGCTGGCACCTCTACGAAATCACCAATAGCGTGGTTTCGCTAGGGCTCGTTGGACTGGCAGAGCTGGTTCCATATTTCGCCTTGGCGCTATATGCAGGCCACGCCGTCGATCACCACTCCCGTAAACTGATAGCAGCCATCGCCTGTATTCTGCACATTGCTGTCGGATTATTTTTAACTATCATTGCACTAGGCTGGCTATCACCACCCGTGCCGCTGATATACACCGCAGTGGCAATTCTTGGGTTGGCTCGCGCCCTATTAAGACCCTCATATCAAGCAATCTTTGGACAGATCATCCCCCGAGAACAAATGGCGCGCTATACCGCTTATGCATCTTCCGCATTCCAGATTTGCGTAGTGGCAGGCCCAGGCCTAGGTGGCCTGATGATTGGTTTTGCAGGGTTGGAATGGACTTACGCATTGGCCGCCATCTTTGGGATCATTGGTTTATATGGCATCACATTTATTCGAATCATCCACGAAAAACCGATAGGCTTAAATACAAACTTCCTAAAGAGTTTTTTTGAGGGCTTTCATTACGTCAGAAAACATGAATTAATTCTGGGAATCATGGCTTTGGATATGTTTGCCGTTCTCTTTGGCGGCGCAGTATCTATCCTGCCGGCCTTTGTAAAAGAGGTGCTCAACGCCGGTCCTGAGACCCTAGGGATTTTGAGAGCGGCTCCCGCAGCCGGCGCAGTAATTACCGGCATTTACTTGGCGCGCCACCCCCTCATGGAAGATTCTGGAAAGCATTTATTTCTATCGGTAGGTGGCTTTGGAGTAGCGATCATTGCCTTTGGACTATCCAGTAATTTATGGCTGTGCGCCCTCTTTCTATTTATTTCTGGTTGCTTTGATTCCATCTCGGTAGTCATCCGCGGCAGCATCATGCAACTCACAACGCCCGATCACATGCGCGGCAGAATCAGCGCGATCAATGGCATTTTTATTGGCTCTTCCAATGAATTAGGCGCACTTGAATCGGGTCTTGCCGCAAGCTTGATGGGGCTAGTACCCTCTATTGTGTTTGGCGGAGTAGCCACTATCGCAGTGGTGGCGCTCACTTATCAACTCGCGCCCCACCTCCGAAAATTAAATCTAAAAGATCTTGCCTAA
- a CDS encoding chromate transporter, which produces MKTLSPAQLFLSFSKIGMSGFGGVLPWARRTLVEQDKVLSSEEFSAILGICQIVPGPNIVNLAVCIGSRFGGAMGAAAAVLGLTLGPICIVMLLAVLYQHYSGLEQVQGLLRGISAVGVGLIASTGFKMLRDEFKFPAMLLVVAITIICASYFHLGLGWVVLLASPLAFFLGRKKAHKL; this is translated from the coding sequence GTGAAAACGCTTAGCCCAGCCCAGCTGTTCCTTAGCTTCAGCAAAATCGGGATGTCTGGTTTTGGCGGGGTACTTCCCTGGGCCCGTCGAACCTTGGTTGAGCAGGATAAGGTGCTGAGCTCCGAGGAATTCAGCGCCATTCTTGGCATCTGTCAAATCGTTCCAGGCCCAAATATTGTTAATTTGGCAGTGTGTATTGGATCCCGTTTTGGCGGGGCCATGGGAGCTGCTGCCGCAGTGCTGGGGTTAACGCTTGGACCTATTTGCATCGTGATGCTACTGGCGGTTTTATATCAACATTACAGCGGTTTAGAGCAGGTCCAAGGACTTCTCCGAGGAATCTCGGCAGTTGGGGTTGGATTAATCGCATCAACTGGTTTTAAGATGTTGCGAGATGAATTCAAATTTCCCGCAATGTTATTGGTGGTGGCAATTACCATCATCTGCGCAAGCTACTTTCACTTAGGTCTTGGCTGGGTTGTATTGCTCGCCTCACCGCTCGCCTTTTTCCTAGGGCGCAAGAAAGCCCATAAGCTATGA
- the ygiD gene encoding 4,5-DOPA dioxygenase extradiol has product MTSHRQPAVFAGHGSPMYAIEPNRYTAAWSALGKSLKRPDAILVISAHWVTRGVWVTAMSKPKTIHDFGGFPQALFDIQYPAPGSPALADRVKELLDVPVVLEENEWGIDHGAWSVLKYLYPDADVPVVQLSLDGAMSASEHYELAKKLRPLRDENILILASGNVVHNLRTIRWGGDSEPFPWATEFNEFFISEMKANHHEPLIHWEQFGDAGHLSIPTPEHYWPALYVLALQEKDEEARVLIDGLEMGSISMLAFTVE; this is encoded by the coding sequence ATGACTAGCCACCGCCAACCTGCGGTATTTGCTGGCCATGGCAGTCCGATGTACGCCATTGAGCCCAACCGCTATACAGCGGCTTGGTCTGCTCTAGGCAAGTCTCTCAAGCGCCCCGATGCTATTTTGGTGATCTCGGCGCATTGGGTGACACGCGGTGTTTGGGTTACCGCAATGTCTAAGCCCAAAACGATTCATGACTTTGGTGGATTTCCGCAGGCACTGTTTGATATTCAATATCCTGCGCCAGGTAGTCCTGCGCTCGCCGATCGCGTCAAAGAGCTATTAGATGTCCCCGTTGTTCTTGAAGAGAATGAATGGGGTATTGATCATGGTGCTTGGTCGGTTCTGAAGTATCTCTATCCCGATGCGGATGTTCCTGTGGTTCAGCTTAGTCTAGATGGCGCAATGTCTGCCAGCGAGCACTATGAGTTGGCTAAAAAATTACGCCCCTTGCGTGATGAAAATATTTTGATTCTCGCTAGCGGTAATGTTGTCCACAATCTACGTACGATTCGCTGGGGAGGAGACTCCGAACCATTCCCCTGGGCAACAGAATTTAATGAATTTTTTATTTCTGAGATGAAGGCGAATCATCATGAGCCTTTGATTCACTGGGAGCAGTTTGGGGATGCTGGCCATTTATCTATTCCCACCCCTGAGCATTATTGGCCCGCCTTGTATGTGCTTGCTCTGCAAGAAAAGGATGAGGAAGCAAGGGTGTTAATAGATGGTTTGGAGATGGGCTCAATCAGCATGCTTGCGTTTACTGTTGAGTAG
- a CDS encoding D-2-hydroxyacid dehydrogenase family protein yields MTQLPNIVILGDYERALRHFSRWDKLEQNANLTIHHEPLRDEALYEAVKDADAIAIVRDRSPFNEAMIARLPKLKFLMFTGERNGTLEAAALVSRNIPMACTPGGPSKETTAELTWALILGASKRLIEQNALIAHGGWRDELSVLPMLSGQRLGIMGLGAIGSRVARVGHAFGMEVVTWSPRMTPERAAAENAKSVTLDELLSTSKVVTMHLVAGPGTKGIISADQLALMRPDSILINTSRSALINMPDLCAALKKGAPGQAAVDVFDVEPLPKDDPLRNTPNLLTTPHLGFIAEPIFETFSRGITETLEAWLDQKPVPHPFKP; encoded by the coding sequence ATGACTCAACTACCAAACATTGTCATCTTAGGTGACTATGAACGCGCCCTTCGCCACTTCTCCCGATGGGATAAGCTCGAGCAGAATGCAAATCTCACCATTCATCATGAACCGCTTCGCGATGAAGCGCTCTATGAAGCAGTGAAAGATGCTGATGCTATTGCTATCGTGCGTGATCGGTCTCCATTCAACGAGGCGATGATTGCCAGGTTGCCTAAACTCAAGTTCCTGATGTTTACAGGCGAACGTAATGGAACGTTGGAAGCAGCCGCCCTGGTATCTAGAAATATTCCCATGGCTTGCACACCGGGCGGACCTTCCAAAGAAACTACCGCTGAATTAACTTGGGCTTTAATTCTCGGAGCATCCAAACGACTGATTGAGCAAAACGCATTAATTGCTCATGGCGGTTGGCGCGACGAATTATCAGTACTTCCGATGCTCTCAGGCCAACGACTCGGAATTATGGGTTTAGGTGCGATTGGTAGTCGAGTAGCTCGAGTTGGTCACGCATTTGGCATGGAGGTGGTCACCTGGAGCCCACGGATGACGCCAGAACGTGCTGCCGCAGAGAATGCAAAATCTGTCACTCTCGATGAATTACTCAGCACCTCTAAGGTGGTTACCATGCATCTCGTGGCGGGCCCAGGAACCAAAGGAATCATTAGCGCTGATCAATTAGCCTTGATGCGCCCTGACTCTATTTTGATCAATACCTCTCGGTCAGCCCTCATTAATATGCCGGATTTATGCGCGGCACTTAAAAAAGGCGCCCCTGGTCAAGCAGCAGTCGACGTCTTTGATGTTGAGCCTTTGCCAAAAGATGATCCCTTACGCAACACTCCCAACCTATTAACAACGCCCCACCTCGGATTTATCGCTGAACCGATCTTTGAAACTTTCTCCCGAGGAATCACAGAGACACTTGAGGCATGGTTAGATCAAAAGCCTGTCCCACATCCATTTAAACCTTAA
- a CDS encoding tripartite tricarboxylate transporter substrate binding protein, producing MKIKLLFKISILCAAMFASSSNQAQTNYPNKPINLVVPYGAGGSADARSRQLAQKMSVLLKQPIIVDNKPGAGGNIGTEFVARSAPDGYTIGMGNFAPMAVNKTLFGTLRYDPETDLSPIILIEKGPLVLVVNPNSPYKTIQDIVTAAKAKPGTLTFSSGGIGGSHQLSAELFMQNAGIKMIHVPYKSGSAALTDLMGGNVDMMFDQMYSAVPSIKADKLRPIAITSKKRSPLLPNVPSFAEVGYPKVEVLNWQGFIAPAKTPKPIIDKLNAAANEALKDPQLRELMLSQGNEIGGGTPAEFAALIKSEAAKWSAVVKTGNMKPE from the coding sequence ATGAAAATTAAGTTGCTTTTTAAAATCTCTATTCTGTGTGCAGCAATGTTTGCATCTAGCTCAAATCAAGCGCAAACAAACTACCCCAATAAACCGATTAATTTAGTAGTACCTTATGGCGCAGGCGGTAGTGCTGATGCTCGCAGTAGACAACTTGCCCAGAAAATGAGTGTTCTTCTTAAGCAACCCATCATCGTCGATAACAAACCTGGCGCCGGAGGCAATATCGGCACTGAATTTGTTGCGAGATCAGCGCCAGATGGCTACACCATCGGCATGGGAAATTTTGCGCCTATGGCAGTCAATAAGACGCTCTTTGGCACACTGCGCTACGATCCTGAAACCGATCTCAGCCCCATTATTTTGATCGAAAAAGGTCCACTCGTTTTAGTGGTTAATCCAAACTCGCCATATAAAACTATTCAAGACATTGTTACCGCAGCTAAAGCAAAGCCCGGCACTCTAACCTTCTCTTCTGGCGGGATTGGTGGAAGCCATCAACTATCTGCTGAACTCTTTATGCAAAACGCGGGAATCAAGATGATTCACGTGCCTTACAAGAGTGGATCTGCAGCACTGACCGATCTTATGGGCGGCAATGTCGATATGATGTTCGATCAAATGTATTCAGCGGTTCCTAGTATTAAGGCTGATAAACTGCGCCCTATCGCCATCACCAGCAAAAAACGTTCACCCCTACTACCGAATGTTCCTAGCTTTGCAGAAGTTGGTTATCCCAAGGTTGAAGTATTGAACTGGCAAGGATTTATCGCGCCAGCAAAGACACCGAAACCCATTATTGATAAGCTCAATGCCGCAGCGAATGAAGCCCTAAAAGATCCACAACTTCGCGAGCTGATGCTCTCTCAAGGAAATGAAATTGGAGGCGGCACTCCAGCAGAATTTGCGGCCCTCATTAAATCGGAAGCTGCCAAATGGAGCGCTGTAGTCAAAACCGGAAACATGAAACCAGAGTAA
- a CDS encoding site-2 protease family protein: MITDYSIQAVAINAIPLIFAITIHEAAHGYAARRFGDNTAYLLGRVSLNPARHIDPVGTILIPLLLILTGSPFLVGYAKPVPVNFGRLHNPRIDSIWVALAGPGSNLIQALIWLSLLIVFVGVGVNEKFLIAMSQAGISWNLGLLVFNLFPLPPLDGGRVLASLLPARQSIALGKLEPWGFFIVLGLVFTGIIGSLWMTPLMAFFEWVILLLTSPLRLIF, encoded by the coding sequence ATGATTACTGACTATTCTATCCAAGCCGTCGCCATTAATGCGATTCCTTTGATTTTTGCCATTACGATCCATGAGGCGGCTCATGGGTATGCTGCCCGACGGTTTGGCGATAACACGGCCTATCTGCTTGGGCGGGTCAGCCTCAACCCCGCTAGGCATATTGATCCCGTAGGGACTATTCTGATCCCCTTATTGCTGATTTTGACAGGATCGCCATTTTTGGTTGGCTATGCCAAACCAGTTCCGGTGAACTTTGGACGCCTGCACAATCCCCGCATCGACTCTATTTGGGTCGCTTTGGCTGGCCCAGGGTCCAATTTGATCCAAGCGCTCATCTGGCTAAGCCTCCTCATTGTTTTTGTTGGGGTTGGTGTTAATGAAAAGTTCCTCATCGCCATGTCCCAAGCTGGAATTAGCTGGAATCTCGGATTACTAGTATTCAACCTATTTCCACTGCCGCCACTAGATGGAGGTCGGGTACTCGCCAGCCTGTTGCCGGCACGGCAATCGATTGCCCTGGGAAAACTTGAGCCTTGGGGCTTCTTTATCGTCCTTGGCCTAGTCTTCACCGGCATTATTGGCAGCCTCTGGATGACGCCTCTCATGGCCTTTTTTGAATGGGTCATCCTGCTCCTGACGAGCCCCTTGCGATTGATTTTCTGA
- the crcB gene encoding fluoride efflux transporter CrcB has translation MWPSILAIFCGAGLGALLRAGFNLATVGFASTLPLGTFISNMVGGYLIGIAVAFFGNNPSLSPEWKLFVITGFLGGLTTFSSFSAEVVGFMQRGEATWALGTALLHLIGSLALTLLGILTYQALK, from the coding sequence ATGTGGCCATCCATTCTTGCAATTTTCTGTGGCGCCGGTCTGGGCGCTTTGTTGCGGGCTGGTTTCAATTTGGCCACAGTTGGTTTTGCCTCCACGCTTCCCTTAGGGACTTTTATATCCAATATGGTGGGTGGATACCTGATCGGAATCGCCGTTGCTTTTTTTGGCAACAATCCCAGTCTTTCTCCTGAGTGGAAGTTATTCGTGATTACCGGATTTTTGGGAGGACTTACTACCTTCTCTAGTTTTTCTGCGGAGGTAGTGGGCTTTATGCAGCGCGGCGAGGCCACTTGGGCTCTGGGTACGGCATTGCTGCATTTGATTGGTTCTTTGGCTTTAACGCTCTTGGGTATATTGACCTACCAAGCACTCAAGTAA